Genomic window (Flavobacterium oreochromis):
TTACGTCAGACATATCAAGACTCAGCTAAAACTGTTTTTCAATCCGCTTTAACAAAAAAAGACGGAGGTATATTTAACTATATAGGATTAGGTCAAATTGATTTAGATAACGTTAATGTCCAAGCAGCTCAATTTAATTTTGATCAAGCTACGGCTAACATGAAGAAAAAAGATTTAGAGCAATTTGTTTATATAGGGAAAGCATATACTAATTCTGTAAATCCTAATTATACCAAAGCAATCGAAGTATTGAGCAAAGCTAAAGCAATCAATATGAATGATGCGCAGACTCTATTAGCTTTAGGTGATGCCTATTATGGTTTGAAAAGTCAAAATGAGGCCTATGCTGCATACCGTGGAGCATATGAAGCAGATAATACTTTATTAAGAGCTAAGATGCAATTAGGAGTATTATTAAAAGGAGCTAAAGCCTTTAATGAAGCAAAATCAGCCATTGATGAAGTGTTAACTATTAATTCGTCTTATGGACCAGCTTATAGAGAATTAGCCGAAATCTATTTTGGATGGGCTTTACAACAAAATGACAAAGCTAAATTCAAAGAATATACAGATAAGTCATTAGAATATTACGAAAAATATATGAGCTTGACAGACTATTCATTAGCTTCTCGTATGCGTCATGCAGATTTTCTTGTAATCGCGAAAGATTACAAATCGTTAGAAAAAGAAGCAAACGAAATGGCTAAAATGGATAAAGTAAATCCTAAAATTTTCCGTTATTTAGGCTATTCTGCTTATGAAAATGGAAATATAGATTCAGCAGTTGATGCCTTAACTAAATTTACAACAAATCCATCTAGTAAACTAATAGCTATTGACTACTTATACTTAGGTATGGCACAATTAAAAAAAGCAATTCCAGTTACAGCAGAAGGGGTTAAACCAGTAGTTGATGAAGCCTTATATACACAAGCATTATTGAATTTGAGTAAAGCTGTTGAACTTGATAAATCAATGTCAGAAAGATTGAATGAAATTGGTAAAATTTATTTTGATAGAAAATTATATAAATATGCTTCAGGGGTGTATGAAGTAGCTATTAATAATACAGCTTCTAAAAATTATTTATATGATAACTTCTTTTTAGGGTATTCATTGTATTTCCATAATGTAGCAGAAGGAGCTAAAGCATATGATATCGTTCAGTTGCAAAAAGCAGATAAAGCATTTGCAGCTGTAATTACTAAATCACCTACAACTCAAGATGCGCATATCTATAGAGCACGTGTAAATGCTTTATTAATGGATCCAAATGCTAAAAACCAAATGGTTGCTAGTTATGATGAATTTGCTAAAGTTGTATTAAACAAAGGAGGCGATATAGTAGAAAAAAATAAAGCTAAATTAATTGAAGCTTATAATGAAGTAGCTCGTTTTTATGCTAAAACAGATAAGGTAAAAGCAAATGAATATGTTGCCAAATCCTTAGCTTTAGATCCAGCAGATGTAGATGCTATTAATATTAAAAATACTATTGCTAAATAATCTTATATAGAAAAGTATTTGAAAGCCGGCAATTTAGATAAGTTGTCGGTTTTTTCATTTATTCTAAAAAAGGTATTAATTTTACGTATATTTGCAAGTCCCTTTTAGTAAAAAATATGTTAAGTAAAGAAATACAGTTGGCTGTAAATAAAGGAGATATGCTTCCTTTAATGGAAGAATTTTATACAATACAAGGAGAAGGAGCTTATACAGGTACCGCTGCTTATTTTGTCAGAATTGGTGGTTGTGATGTAGGCTGCCATTGGTGCGATGTTAAAGAAAGTTGGAATGCAGAATTACATCCCCCAACTAAAACTTCACTGATAGTCGAAAAAGCAAAAAAATATGCTAATACTGTTGTTGTTACAGGAGGAGAGCCATTGACTTGGAATATGGAACCCTTGACTGCAAAATTAAAGCAAGCAGGTCTTCGTGTACATATCGAAACATCTGGAGCGTATCCTGTTACAGGCAAATGGGATTGGTTTTGTTTGTCACCTAAAAAGACAAAGTTGCCTGTTCAAGAGGCTTATGATAAAGCACATGAGCTTAAAATGATAATCTACAATAAACACGATTTTCAATTTGCTGAAGAACAAGCATTAAAAACAAATCCTAATGCAAAATTATATTTGCAACCAGAATGGAGTAAAAAAGAAGAAGTATTACCCCTTATAATAGATTATGTAATGAAAAATCCTAAATGGAAAATTTCACTACAGACACATAAATATTTAAATATTCCGTAATTATTTTATTATAAAATTGATTAGTATTTGGGAATTTAAGAAAACAATTATACTTTTGTTTGTAAAAAGGTTTTCTAGCTTTTTTGTTATTACAGAAAAAAATCAAAAGATTTTTTATTTGATAAAAAGTCTAAAGAAATGTGTAACGAAGTATTAATCCCAAAAACTGTTACTATGAAGAAATTAATCGTATTTATTATTTTATGGTTTTGTCAAATATCATTGGCTCAATCTTCTTCAAATGGCATTGTTAAATCCACTCCTATACCATTTGATAATGTTGAAAATCAACCTGTTTTCCCAGGAGGAAATAATGAGTTAATGAAGTTTATTGGTAAAAATTTTTCACCACCAAGTGATGAAAACTTTGCAGGAGGTATTCTTCAAGTGACTTTTATAGTTGAAACGGATGGAAGTATTTCAGACATTAAAGTTATTAATGATTTAGGTTACGGAACAGCACAGGAAATAGTCAGAGTTCTTCATACTTGCCCTAAATGGACACCGGGAGATCAAGATGGAAAACCAGTCCGAGTTTTATTTACTTTATCAGTAACCATTAAAGTATAAAAAAAGCGTCCAAAGCTAGGTAAAGTTTGTAGTCCCAGCAAAGGGAGAAGTCTAATAATTAATTCAAGTTGCTAGTTATGAAATTAAAAAACAAAGCAAAGGTTAAGTAAATTTGTTTTGCTGACCAATAAACAAAACCAATGCTTTGCAAAGACAAAATTATTTCAATTTTTTGTTTAATTGATGATATTTTACAAGGAATTAACCATAAAGAAGATATAAGAAGACAAGTAAGTGATAGCGAGATTATTCTAACAGCAATTGTTTCTTCAACAAGTTTTTATGGTAATCATAGCTCCGCTATCCAATTTATGAAGCAATATGGATTTATTCCTAATATGTTAGAAAAAAGCAGATTTAACAGACGTCTTCATAAAATAGGGAAGCTTCTTTATGAATTGTTTGAAATTGTAAGTTGTTATTTTAAAGATTTTTGCTGCGAAATGCAGTATATCATTGATTCTTTTCCAGTTGCTATATGTAATAATATGAGAATCGCAAATTGTAAAATAGTAAAAGAAAAGAAGTGGAGAGGATACACAGCCAGTATGAGAAATTATTTTTATGGAGTTAAAGTACAATTAGTAACTACAAAAGATGGAATTCCAATTGCTTTTCATTTCACACCAGGAAAAACAGCTGATGCAAAAGCTCTTGGGAAAATGATAGATAAATTACCTGTTGAAGCCTCAATTTATGGCGATAGTGCTTATTTAGATTATGGTTTGGAAGATGCTGCTTTTGAAAGAAAATGTATTTCTTTAAAAATTCAACGAAAATCTAATTCCAAAAGAATCGATACTTTAGAACAAAAAATAGAGAAATTAAAAATGAGAAAAAGAGTAGAAACAACTATCAGCGATATTAAAAAATTATTTCCAAGAACCATACATACTGTTACCTTGGATGGATTTCTAATAAAACTAACATTGTTTGTATTCGGATTACAATTAAGTAAATCAATCAACTAGCAACTTGAATTAATTATATTATGTGATTTCTCCCTTTGTTTGAATTGAAAGATTCTAAACTTTTGGATACCCTCTTTTAATCTATCATTATTATAAAAATAGTTTTGAAGAGAATATTAAAACACGTAAATTAAATGTTTCCTTAATTCCTATATATCACTTCGTAATTTTTGCTAAATAATCAAAATGCTCCCCTTCTTTAATTAATTCACACATTAACCCATTAGCATGACAAGCATTTTGTAATGTATTATAATCCATATAAAGCCAAGGAAAAGAATCTTCCGTTTCCCCTTTATAATGTATTGTAAAAATTAATTCGCCATAATAACCATTAGCAGGAATTTCATAAGCACCCTCTTCATCTTGATCAAACATATAAATGATGTCAGAAGAATCAATAAATATTTGACCATCTTTACTTAATAAATCTTTTAATTTTTTGAGATATTTAGAAGTTTCCTTTAATGTTCCAAAAATACCAGTACCATTCATTAAAAGTAAAATAGTATCAAATTTATCTTCAGTTTCAAAATTAATTAAATTCCCAATAATTGAATTTTGAAGACCTCTTAGCTTACAAGTTTCTACTGCCCGTTTAGAAATATCTAAAGCCGTTACATTTAAGCCTTTTTCTTGTAAATACAAACTATGACTACCCGCTCCACAACCTACGTCTAACACCTTTCCTTTGCTTAATTTTAATGCTTCTTGTTCTAATTTAGGCATTTCCTCAAATGATCTAAAAAGATAACCAATCTCCATTTCATCCTCTTCCGATATGTTAGTTTCAGTAATAATACATTCAGGATTGTTATTAGTCTGATAGTCTAATAGAGCTTTTCCAAATAAATCAAGCATTTTATATAAAGATTAAGGTTCTACTTTTTAAGTTTCTTTAACTTTGTGGTCTAACTTGAAATCCAAAAATTGAAACCAGAATTAAACCAACTCAGTAAGCTTGCCAAAGATAAGCATAATGAAAATAAAAAATATTTTGATAAGCTAAAAAGAAAACTCCTAAAAATTTAGATTGTGTAATGCAGGAATTACATGATATTGAATTTGGAAAAACAGATTGCTTAAAATGTGCTAATTGTTGTAAAACAACAGGACCATTGTTTACCACAGCAGATATAGAACGAATAGCAAAATATTTTCGTTTAAAACCACAACAGTTTATAGGTCAGTATCTTCGGATAGATGAAGATAACGATTACGTACTACAAAAACTACCATGTACTTTTTTAGATACTGAAAATTACTGTATGATATATGACGTACGTCCGAAAGCATGTAGAGAATTTCCGCATACAGATCGAAAAAAATTTCAGCAAATAACAAACTTAACTTTGAAAAACCTAGCTATTTGTCCAGCAGCCTACAATATAGTTGAAGAAATGAAAAAAAAAATTTCCTTATAGATTTATGATTAAAACAATAGAGGAAAAATATTATTTATTAATAATAAAATTTTAAAATAATCATTTTTATGCTTTAAAAAAAAGAATATCATATTTAAATATACGAATTTATTTGTAAAATGTATTTTTTAAAATTATTTTTTTAAAAACATGATATTTATCATGTTTTTTGTGTGTTATTTTTTTGAAAATTTGATAGTTTTTAAAAAATGTTAATGTCGAATAATGCAAAACCTATTCCTGTTGATAGAGAAGTCAATTGGAATAAATCAAGAACGATTGTTAGTAAGACAGATCAATATGGAACTATAGTGTCTGTAAATGATGTTTTCCTAGATGTTTCCGGATACACCGAGAAAGAATTATTAAAGCAACCTCATAATGTAATTAGACATCCTGATATGCCTAAAGCCATTTTCAAAATCTTATGGGATAACCTTAAAAGAGGAGAAAATTTTTATGGTATTGTTAAAAATATGGCTAAGTCTGGTGAATATTACTGGGTTTTAACTGATTTTGATATTGTTGATGGAAACAAAGGATATCAAGCAAGAAGAGTAGCAGTTCCTGAAGATTTAGTTAAAAAAGAAATAGAACCTCTATACCATAGAATCAGAAAACTAGAAGAGTTTTATGGAGCAGATGGGGGAGAAAACTATTTAAAAGGATTCTTGGAAAAAGAAGGGAAAACATATGTAGAATATATTCGATATATAATGGATAAGTATAGCAATCCCAACTTTGAAGAAAAAGTAATGACAGAAGAAGAAAGTAGAAGTTTTTTAAGAAGATTATTTGGATAGAAAAATTACATATTAATAAAGATAAAGTCCCCTTTCTAATTTAAAAAAGGGGACTTTTATTTTTCTAGTATTCTGGAGTTAAATATTTTGCTCTAATGCTTTTAAAATGGGTTAACCCTTTTTTCCAAGATTTACGAATTTCTATTTCAGAAACTCCTTTTTCTATTTGTTCTTGAAGTTTTTTTGTTCCTGCTAATTTTGAAAAAAATCATTAAAAAAAGGATTCATAGTTGTAGAATTCTCTTTATATGCTTTTATCAACCATTTTAGTTCAAGTTGTTTTACTTTTTCTATTTCGCTTAAATCCTCTCCGTAACAAGTTTTTCCATTCCAAACAGGATCTTTGGCACCTAAATTTGGAATAGGGATAAATTTAAAATTATTACCCGTTAAATACGGTGAGCCATAAATTTGAAATTGTTTATCAGTACCGCGCCCAACACTTACATTAGTACCTTCAAAAAAACATAAAGAGGCATATAAGTTAATAGCTTGAGCATTCGGTAAATTAGGAGATGGTTTTATAGGTAAATCATAAACCATTTCTCGTTTATAATTTTTACAAGGGATCACCTTCAACGAGCATTCAATACCATTTTTAAGCCACTTTTCACCATTAATCATTTTAGCATATTCTCCTATTGTCATCCCATGTAAAACAGGTATTGGATGCATGCCAACAAAACTTTTAAATTCATTCTCTAAAATAGGACCATCTATGATATTACCATTGGGGTTAGGGCGGTCTAAAACTAATAAAGGGATGTTGTTTTCAGCACAGGCTTCCATTACATAATGTAATGAAGAAATATAAGTGTAAAAGCGAGCCCCAACATCTTGTAAATCAAAAATCATAACCTCAATCCCAGTTAATTGTTCTGGTTTAGGTTTTTTGTTATTTCCGTAAAGAGAAATGATAGGTAAATCAGTTTTAATGTCTTTACCATCTTTAATTACTTCCCCAGCATCAGCCGTCCCGCGAAAACCATGTTCAGGAGCGTATATTTTTTGCAAATTAATCTTTTTTTCAATTAAAAAATCAACCAAATGGGTTCTATCGTGTAAAATCCCCGTTTGGTTAGTTACGATTCCAACTTTTTTGTTTTTTAATATTGGTAAATAAAGAGATGAGTTGTCAGCCCCTGTTAAAATACTTTTATTTTGAACCTCACTATTATGTAATTTATTATTCTCTTTAAATTTATCCATTTTACTTTCTATTACCTTCTTTTTGCAATTTCCACAAGCAATTATTGTAAAAAGCAATAATAAAAATGTATTTTTGAAAACCAATTTGTAAATCATTATCAATTGAATTTAGAATTTTTTATCGCCGATCGTTTAATACGAACTAGAGAACGTAAAAGTAATATATCCGCCCCAATTATAAAAATAGCCATAGCAGCTATTGCCATTGGTTTGATAATGATGATCGTCTCAGTAGCAACAGGTGTTGGTTTACAAAATAAAATACGACAAAAAGTATCAGCATTTAATGGTCATATAATAATTTCTAATTTTGATGACAACCAATCACAAGTTAGTTTTAATCCTATATCAACCAATCAAGACTTCTATCCTAAATACAATTCTGTTGAAGGTATTAAGCACATACAAGCAGTAGCGAGTAAAGCAGGTATTATTAGAACAGAAAAATCTTTTGAAGGAATTATTTTTAAAGGAGTTGGAAAAGAATACGATTGGGGTAATATTAAAGAATATCTAGTGCAAGGAAAATTGCCTAATGTGAAATCTAAAGTGAATAATGAAGTTATCATTTCAGAATATTTAGCAAATCGACTCTTTTTGAAAATAGGAGACAAATGCAATACCTTTTTATGAAAGAAGAAGGAAAACTGCCCAACCTCCGATCCTTTAAAATTGTTGGGATTTATAATTCAGGCTTTCAAGAATTTGATGCTGTATATGTTTTAGGAGATATTCGTCATATACAACGAATTAACAAGTGGAAAAATACAGAAGTGGGAGCTTTTGAAGTTTTTTTAAATAATTTTAATCAAATTGAACAAAAAGGAGTTGAAGTTTACAATAACACCATAAATAAAGAGGATCCTACAAAAGCATTAGATACCCAAACAATTGCTCAAAAATATTACTATATTTTTGAGTGGCTAAAATTATTTGATTTTAATATAATTGTCATATTAATTATTATGATTATTGTAGCTACTATTAATATGATCGTTGCATTATTAGTTTTAATTCTTGAGAGAACTCAAATGATTGGAATTTTAAAATCAATTGGAGCGGATAATTGGACTATTAGGAAGATATTCTTGTATAACGCAGTCCATCTGATTGTGCAAGGACTATTGTGGGGAAATATTATAGGGGTAG
Coding sequences:
- a CDS encoding IS982 family transposase, which encodes MLCKDKIISIFCLIDDILQGINHKEDIRRQVSDSEIILTAIVSSTSFYGNHSSAIQFMKQYGFIPNMLEKSRFNRRLHKIGKLLYELFEIVSCYFKDFCCEMQYIIDSFPVAICNNMRIANCKIVKEKKWRGYTASMRNYFYGVKVQLVTTKDGIPIAFHFTPGKTADAKALGKMIDKLPVEASIYGDSAYLDYGLEDAAFERKCISLKIQRKSNSKRIDTLEQKIEKLKMRKRVETTISDIKKLFPRTIHTVTLDGFLIKLTLFVFGLQLSKSIN
- a CDS encoding 7-carboxy-7-deazaguanine synthase QueE; its protein translation is MLSKEIQLAVNKGDMLPLMEEFYTIQGEGAYTGTAAYFVRIGGCDVGCHWCDVKESWNAELHPPTKTSLIVEKAKKYANTVVVTGGEPLTWNMEPLTAKLKQAGLRVHIETSGAYPVTGKWDWFCLSPKKTKLPVQEAYDKAHELKMIIYNKHDFQFAEEQALKTNPNAKLYLQPEWSKKEEVLPLIIDYVMKNPKWKISLQTHKYLNIP
- a CDS encoding class I SAM-dependent methyltransferase, whose amino-acid sequence is MLDLFGKALLDYQTNNNPECIITETNISEEDEMEIGYLFRSFEEMPKLEQEALKLSKGKVLDVGCGAGSHSLYLQEKGLNVTALDISKRAVETCKLRGLQNSIIGNLINFETEDKFDTILLLMNGTGIFGTLKETSKYLKKLKDLLSKDGQIFIDSSDIIYMFDQDEEGAYEIPANGYYGELIFTIHYKGETEDSFPWLYMDYNTLQNACHANGLMCELIKEGEHFDYLAKITK
- a CDS encoding PAS domain-containing protein, producing the protein MSNNAKPIPVDREVNWNKSRTIVSKTDQYGTIVSVNDVFLDVSGYTEKELLKQPHNVIRHPDMPKAIFKILWDNLKRGENFYGIVKNMAKSGEYYWVLTDFDIVDGNKGYQARRVAVPEDLVKKEIEPLYHRIRKLEEFYGADGGENYLKGFLEKEGKTYVEYIRYIMDKYSNPNFEEKVMTEEESRSFLRRLFG
- a CDS encoding tetratricopeptide repeat protein, whose translation is MNKIKFFSTAFFAISAGVFAQDVESAKKAIDAEQYEKAKSILKAVIKSNPENGKAAFLLGNVYLRQTYQDSAKTVFQSALTKKDGGIFNYIGLGQIDLDNVNVQAAQFNFDQATANMKKKDLEQFVYIGKAYTNSVNPNYTKAIEVLSKAKAINMNDAQTLLALGDAYYGLKSQNEAYAAYRGAYEADNTLLRAKMQLGVLLKGAKAFNEAKSAIDEVLTINSSYGPAYRELAEIYFGWALQQNDKAKFKEYTDKSLEYYEKYMSLTDYSLASRMRHADFLVIAKDYKSLEKEANEMAKMDKVNPKIFRYLGYSAYENGNIDSAVDALTKFTTNPSSKLIAIDYLYLGMAQLKKAIPVTAEGVKPVVDEALYTQALLNLSKAVELDKSMSERLNEIGKIYFDRKLYKYASGVYEVAINNTASKNYLYDNFFLGYSLYFHNVAEGAKAYDIVQLQKADKAFAAVITKSPTTQDAHIYRARVNALLMDPNAKNQMVASYDEFAKVVLNKGGDIVEKNKAKLIEAYNEVARFYAKTDKVKANEYVAKSLALDPADVDAINIKNTIAK
- a CDS encoding energy transducer TonB, with protein sequence MKKLIVFIILWFCQISLAQSSSNGIVKSTPIPFDNVENQPVFPGGNNELMKFIGKNFSPPSDENFAGGILQVTFIVETDGSISDIKVINDLGYGTAQEIVRVLHTCPKWTPGDQDGKPVRVLFTLSVTIKV